Part of the Triticum urartu cultivar G1812 chromosome 2, Tu2.1, whole genome shotgun sequence genome, CATAGAATTAAATTAAAAAAGAGAGGCttaagtatcatatcatgataccgtatcatattaaatgatgtgctactttgtgtcatgcatgtcAATAAATAGTCCTCTGTGATACCaacatatgatactatgcattagggaTGTAGTATCATAGACtaatatcatatgcatgatactagtatatgatactccccattacaaccagcctcaTACCGCAATCACCAACGAGGACCTCCCTGACCGCGTTGATTGGCGGGACCACCACGCGGTGACAAGCGTCAAGAATCAAGGGCATTGCGGCGCATGTTGGGCCTTCGTAGCCGCTGGCGCTGTGGAGGGCATAACTGCTATCAAGACCGGCAAGTTGGAGGATCTGTCGCCGCAGATGCTCGTCGACTGCGACAAAGCTAACCTTGGTTGTAGATGTGGCGAGTCGTGGCGAGCCTTGGATTTCATAAAAAAGAACCGTATAGCGACAGACAGGAATTACCCGTACGATGGCATTCAGCGTCGGTGCCACATGAGGGCGGATGGCCTTTCCCGCTTTGCTTCCATAGAAGGGTTCCATGTAGTATATGTTAGGATAATCATGATTGAGTCAGTTGATTAGGTTGTGTGTGTCATGCACGTATGTTGGTTAGACTCTAGAGTTGTTAGCTACGTGCATGCATCGGATGGATATGGTTGCATCTGATTGAGATATTCTAGGAGGTGGGCGTCCGTGTGTGTGCATGGATAGAGTTTGTTAGACTCCAGGGTAGTTAGCTATGTGTGCGTTCAGGCTGCGGGGTGGCTGGTGAGTCAGGCTATTTAAGCCATGTAATCCAGTCCATTGTAGATGTGGGGGTATTGTGCCCGGTTAAGAGAAAAAGAAAGGTCGTGCGTGCGGCCGTTGCGCCCTTCGTCGGCGTGGCGCCGTTTGTGCGGCGAGGCGTACGTCGTCTGAAAATCTATGTCTAGCACTTTTTCTTCTATCTCCGTTCGAGCGAGAGAGACAGCGAGAGGTTCGTCCGACGGTCGTGCCGCTTGAGGCTACTCGGCGTTCGTCGCCGGACCAGGTTTGTCCCAACAGTATATAGCGGCGAGAAGGCCTTGATGGCAGCGGTGGCGGTCCAGCTCGTCATAGTGGAAATCGGGCTCGACATATATTTCCACTATTACGTGAGGATAGACCTGGCCATGGGCTGCCCGGCCCGGCCAGCCCGGCCCGACCTGGCCCAAAAAAGCCCAACCCGGCCCAGCCCGACGCTGCtcccgggccgggctcgggcctagATTTTGAGCCCGGTGGCCTGGCCGGGCCGGGCCCATCGTTTTTGCAGTTTTCTGAAGGGGCCCAGCCCGAGGCCCGAGGCCCGATGGGCTTTTGCATGTTCGGGCCGGGCTTGGGCCCAAAAACTAGGCCCAATGGCCGGGCCAGGCCGGGCTCGGGCCCAGGTTTTCTTGGCTCGGGCTTGGCCCGGCCCGAGGTTTGGCCAGGTATACATGAGGACATTGGCGTGTACACTGGTCCGTGCAACAACACCATCACCCACACCGTCTTGGTGGTCGGCTATGGCACGGACGCATTCCTACGAAGATACTGGATCTTGAAGAACTCGTGGGGCACCAAATGGGGTCATGGAGGGTACATGTACATGGCGCGCGATGGGGGAGGCCCTCAGGGCCTATGCGCCATCCTAACCTTCCTGATCGTTCCGTTGTGGAGACCTAAGGTCTCAGCCAATCCCACCGATATCCCTAAGCACTCCTAGCTAGCGTAAGAATCTCTTCTTCGGTCAGCATCTGTCTAACTTATTCAGAGCAGATAACGAAGACTAGTCTATTTTACCATCAAAGTGCATGTGATGATCTGTAGTAACTAGTAACAATGGATTGTGATCGTTAAGCGTGGCTCAGGGCTTCGGTCGATATTCTTCCTTCTTGGCATGCTTAATGAAAACCCTTACTAGGCTCCTTGCTCATTGCTCTTGTTGCTTATAGCCAGACGACAACATTTACATTTATCAATTCTGCTACACCCTTTGACCATATTAATTGTCGCTGCTAGATACATCCGTTTGAGTGACAATTAATATGGATATGAGGGAGTACTGTTTCTTGCATGCATATTCCCATGGGTTCAGTTTAAGTAGGCTTCAGTAGCCCAGCTTTCAGGATCGGGTCTGTTTCCACTTGTATTGTATTCTTAGCCTTGCATTTGGATTGGACTTGACTTTAAAAAATTACACTTACGATTCAAATGAAAGTGATTAGCAGCTAGTAGTGGGGTAGTAGTATTCTTGCTATTTTGCAATGTAGCCATCATATATCGTCAGGATTTAGCAACAGTTCACAGAGTCAGAGAGGCGGTCTAAACTAAATTTTGAGTTTAGTTCGAGATATAATACTAAAGATCACATTTTATGTAATTTTCTAACTGAAAAGAATCTTCAAATGATATCAATGATTCAAAGAAGAAAAATATGGAACATTAGATGATATTCAACTTAGGTACCATTGAGCCATGATGAAAATTAGAAAGATAAGAACATACCATGGTAAGAGAACTGCATTTCAAGCTCTTAGGTACCATTGAAGTTGAGGACATGTAAGATCATATGTAATAAGTTCCGGAGCTAAAGGAAATTACTTAATGAATCAAAGTCTAAATGCAATGCTTTCATCAAAAAAGGAAGAAATATTCAGGCCTCGGGCAGCTTGCATGATTGGAACGGCTCGACTTGGACAGGCAACTTAGCCATTTAACGCGGCAAGTCATCTTCACAACTACGTCTTCAACCATATTATGGTCCTTTACAGCTCACCCCAGGCCCAGGGTCCTTGTCGACCATCAGTCCTCGGTTGAAAGCAGCTCAAATGCTCTTTAACTGAGATCTATTATGGCAACTTAACCACTTGACAGCAATTCATTTTCAGAACTATATGGCAATTCCATGTTTCCCTTAAGTCTAAGCAACTCGCCACGACAGCCATCTATGTGGGAGTTGCACTCATCATTTTCAACCATCGCCCCTCTGGCCCTTTTCCTAGTTTCTGCTGCAGCAGCCCGTTTTCCAGCAGAAGCATAAAGGTTTTAAAGTAATGTTTCTGCCTCACCTATATTTTCCTGCAGGAGTTGACAGAACATTTCCTTTTCTTTTGCCTGCTCACGAGGACCAAAAGCCTTGCTAAAACTAGAACTAGCCTAAGCAACAGTCGCTCTTACAGTAAAACAAACCGAAATACCAGCAGCACTACAGACAAACTAAAAAAAGATTTAACATAAAGAAACCGAAATATTTTACGAGCGCCATTTTCAATTTGCCAAACAAATAGAGGAAGGGACAGCAGATTGTAAAACTCCACGCAGAGAACAGTGGGCAGTCTTTAGATTAGCATCCACCATACAGTTCATAAATTTTGTTGTATCAATGCATCACAAACAATATTGTCCTCACCATGAAGAGGAACTCAAGATCTAACCATATGACGCCTGCTACTGAATCTATCCACCTAATGACACCTCAGGTGGTAGCAAGGAAGACGGTTTAAGTTAAAAGATCATTTGCACAGAAGTTCCTGAGATAGAACCTGAGAGGAGCCGTGCCTGACTTGTCCTAAGGATGCTCTTTATCCTCCCATTTTCTTCTGAGCTTGTTCACCTTCACCATTATTATGACGTAGAGCATATCAAAGAACCTGTCAACCGCCAGAAAATAAGCGGCCCTCCAAGCCCTTGCGAAGAACAGTATGTTACAGACGGTCAAAAGCCCGAAAGCGAATCCCGCTTCTGCGATGATGTATGTCATTGCGGGCATTGTGGATATGGTATCATTTTCTGTTCCTTCAAATGTAGCCTTTCCGAAGCAGGGGCCATTCCGACGGAGGCATAGTGCATCATTGCCCACGAAACTCTCATTTGTGAATGTGGAAAATTGGCCCCCTGTTGGGATATCTCCAGTCAGGTTGTTGTACGAGACATCAAACTTGGAGAGAAATGTCACCTCTGTTAGAGATGTTGGTATGCTCCCACTGAGATCATTGTGGGTTAAATTTAGCTCTTCCAAGTTTTCCAAGCTTGATAACTCATCAGGAATGCCCCCTGAGAACTTGTTCCGGCTCAAGTCCAGTACATGAAGATACACAAGATGGCCAAGGCCAGGCAAGACTGGCCCAACAAGCAAATTATTAGAGAGGATCAGCGATGGTGGGAAGCTGACCACACGGTTGTACTGCAAACTGTTGCCAGCTGGATTCTTCTTGATGAATAATGGGAGGTCTTCTATTGATGCATGCTCACTTGAATATGCACTCGAAATTAAACTCTTCATCTGTGTAAAGCTCTCAGGAAGCTCCCCACTAAACGAGTTGCTTGACAGATCGATATAGAAGAGATTATTCAGATTGCCTAACCATGGTGGGATCGGTCCACTCAACTTGTTCCACGAAATATCCAGCACTCTCAGGTTTTTTGAGTTCTGCAGCCAAGGCTGGATCGTGCCTGAGAGTGCACAGTTTGCAAGAACAAGCACCTGCAAGCTCTTGAACCCACTGATGCTGTCCATTGGCATTGTCTGACCACCACGGAAGCTCCGGGTAAGCACCAAAGTCGTCAGCTGGGGCAGGTGCTGCAAAACCCGCAATGCCGATGACAGGTTGGTGAAGCCATTACTACCAAGTGAGAGGATCAACAGGGATCTCAAATTCTTGAAGCTCTCTGGTATCTCCCCATCAAGCATGTTCCTTCCAAGGTTCAGTGTCCTCAACTTAGTGCACCACATGAGATCTCGAGGTATAGGACCACTCAACCTGTTGCTCCCTGCATCCAGAATGTTTAGCCTTGGCAGTAAACGGAAATCAATGGCAATCTTCCCCGACAGCGAGTTGTTCCTTAGGTTGATCACTCGTAGCATTTTGCAGCTTGACAGGGAAGCAGGCAATGTGCCAGTCAACAAATTTGAGGCCAAGCTTAAGAACTCCAGCCTCCTCAGACCTTCAAACACATCAGGGATGACACCAGAGAACATGTTATATGACAGATCAATATGCATAAGCTGAGAGAAGTTACCCAGGTCCTCACCGAGAGTACCAGAGAACTGATTATCTCGTAAGCTCAGCCTCCTCAACTCTGATATCGTGTAAAGATCCCTGGGGAGTTTCCCAGTAAGGCCACTGCTGTCAATAGAGAGCTCAGTAAGCATCTTGCACCGGCCGAACCCTGCGCGGATCTCACCGGTGAACTCATTCCCAGAAAACCGCAAGGCCTTGACCGGCGCAACACAGAGTGCCGTGGTGTTGATGCCACCAGAGAAGGCATTGCTCGAGATATCAAGAACCATCAGATACATTGCGCCAGGGAACACAGGGTGCGGTCCCTTGAATTGGTTGAAGGATACATTCACCACCTCAATTGCCGGGAAGCCATGTTCGCTCGTCGGGAACGCGCCGGAGAGCACGTTCATGCTGAGGTCGAGAATCCGCATCCTTGCTAACCGGCCTAGATCCTCTGATGGCTGGCCACGGAGAGAGTTGTGGGAGAGGTTTAGAGTAACAAGGCCATCAAGCAAGGAGATCGCCGAGGAAATGCCGCCATGAAGGCCCTTGTTGGAGAGATCCAACCCAACAACCCTCCCAAGATCACAAGAGACGCCGGTCCAGGAACAGCATGCGGCATCGTTGGGACCCCATCCAACAAGCCTGCTGCCTTTCCTATCCAAGCCACTGGAAAAAGCGAGAAGCGCCTCCAGGTCAGTGGAGTTGCATGTCTGGTTCAGGGAGTGGCTGCCATGTGTGTGGAGCAGAAAGCAGATGAGCAAGCAGGGGAACAAGCAGTAGCAGCCTCCCATCTTTAGCGAGAGGTGGTGGCGAAACTAGAAAATGATTCTGAATGGCATGAAGAATTTGGAAGGACTTGGAAAAGAATCCCAGGCTAAACTCACACCTTTATTGCGAAACTGCATGATAATTTAAGCATCAAGAATTCACAAAGATGACAAATAGCAATTGTGAGAGCACTCCAAAATAAGGAAAGGAAAAACCTGTTACCTTGGAGGTATCCTTGTCCAGAAAGCCTGATAAAAGAACATAAACCAAGAAGGTGGTCTGGTCCTCTGGGAGCTCTAACTGGAACAAAAGTGATGGCCAAAAATAGTTCAGTTTGAAGCTTAACCACAAACTTTCTCGGTTGCTGTTCTCGAAGTCAATGGCAATGGACAGTGTGTTCTTCACATAAAGACAGCTTCAGTTCTCTGTCCCCGTGTCATGAAAAAAATATGAATAGCACCACCACCCCAAAGAAACTGACTTAGTCAAACAACATTATTTTAATACAAATGACTCCTTCCTAGTACTTTCCATGAGTTTCCCCAACAATTAACTCAGCGACCCAATGCAAGTCCTACATCACTTTGGGAGGGTCTGCCTATCGTCAGTACATGGAGCATGAAGTCCCATCTTTGGCGAGAGGCTGTGGCGGAAGCAGAAAGTGTTTCTGAAGGGCATGAACAATTTCGAAGGACTTCAGAAAGAGTTCTAGGCAAAACTCACACCTCTCTTGCAAAGCTGCGTGAATTAAAGCACCAAGAACATGCGGAGATGATAAATAGCAATCTCAAGAGAATTCCAAAAGAAGGAAAACAGATCAATCTTTGCTTAACACCAACCTTTTTTATGCTGTTCCCGAAGTCAATGGCCTGGGCTACGTATTATTTACTTAATGACAGCTTCAGGCCCCTGTCTTCATTTGATTAACAAATAAGATACCCCCCACCCCCTCTGCAAAAACTTAGTCAAACTAGATTATTTTAGTACAAGTCATCCCTTCCTAGTAATCTCCCTGTGTTTCCCTAACAATCGGCTCAGGCCCCCAGTTTAAATCTTACAGTATTTTAGGAGGGACTGACTACTTCTACTAATTTAGGTACTGTAAGAGTAGGCCTGGATTATTTGGGCCGAACAATAAAATGAATAGTGTAAGTTAAATATCACCATTAGCTAGCTAATTTAAACAGTGAACAGAGTGTCGAAGTTAAATTTAGAGAATTTAGCATTGTCATGTAAACAAGTATATTCTGCTACTTTAATGCAGGTCATATCAAATTTCTAAGTTCCTGTATATAGCTACTGGATACAAGGATGGGGCTAAAGTATTATGTAAGATCCATATGATACGAAAACAAGAACTGTATACTTACCACCTCACTTTTTTAAGAAATCCATCATCTACCACTGAAACCATGATTCATAGCGAATTATGATCCTTTGGTGGAACATGAGCATAAGCAAAGTAAGCAATCTGTATTAAGAGAGCAAAGATGGATCGAGAGGGCTAGCCAATTAGACGAACTCACTAAGTTAGAACTTCAGATTTATTTAGTTGACTGCTTACATCACTTTATTAACTCACTAAGTTAGAACTTCAGATTTTATTAAGTTCTTTGCTGGTTGCTTCCACCCACAAAGGAATATCCAGACATCAGTCGGCTTACATGATTGGGGACAGGTAACTCTGCAACATAATGCCCTTAGTTAAATCAGAACATTCCCTGTAATCTTCAATATTCATCAGCTCATATCTTTCATAGAAGCAACCAGCACACCTGGAAAATGCTTAGCCTGCAACTCAAGAAGCCATTGTCAAAATAATAGCATTCGACAAGCAAATATATAGCTCTCTTATATATACACTAAAAAAAGGGCAACACGGGGCATTCAGCTGTCTCTGTTCCATAGAGAGAGAAAACTGTAGCTAAAATTCTGTTGTTTATCACAGACAGACTGAAACAGAATCAAACAGATACATTGATGCAAGACACACGATAGCATTGGCTCACACTTCTCTCCTTTCTATGAGCAGACTCTGAGAAGCTGGGAGCGAAAGCCTTGCTAAAATACAATGAGGTAACCTTCAAAAATGCTAGTATTAGCCAAGACAACAGTCAAAAACAAAGTAAAGGAAGGCTTGTACAATTTTACAGAGAGAAAAAAAGATTCATGTGTTTCTTGGAGCCAACGAAGCCAATCATTCCAGGAATAGTAAAGAGAAAGTGGAAAGAGAGATTTTGAGGGGGGGAAACGAAAAAACAGTGCGAGAATCATCTTTGATCGATGCCCAAACAAACTGAGAAAGGAGAAAGCAGATTTTACTGCTCCACACAGCGACCAGTCTTTAGATTAGCATGCAACATACAGTTCTTAAATTTTAATATATCACACATATCACAAACAATATTGTCCACGGCATTAAGGGAAACTAAAAATCTAATCACAGGGAGCCCTGCTGCTAAATCAAACAACCTAGTGACACCTGAAGCGGAAGCAAGGACCAAGGAAGAAACCACAAACTGAGAAAAGG contains:
- the LOC125540265 gene encoding phytosulfokine receptor 2-like, yielding MGGCYCLFPCLLICFLLHTHGSHSLNQTCNSTDLEALLAFSSGLDRKGSRLVGWGPNDAACCSWTGVSCDLGRVVGLDLSNKGLHGGISSAISLLDGLVTLNLSHNSLRGQPSEDLGRLARMRILDLSMNVLSGAFPTSEHGFPAIEVVNVSFNQFKGPHPVFPGAMYLMVLDISSNAFSGGINTTALCVAPVKALRFSGNEFTGEIRAGFGRCKMLTELSIDSSGLTGKLPRDLYTISELRRLSLRDNQFSGTLGEDLGNFSQLMHIDLSYNMFSGVIPDVFEGLRRLEFLSLASNLLTGTLPASLSSCKMLRVINLRNNSLSGKIAIDFRLLPRLNILDAGSNRLSGPIPRDLMWCTKLRTLNLGRNMLDGEIPESFKNLRSLLILSLGSNGFTNLSSALRVLQHLPQLTTLVLTRSFRGGQTMPMDSISGFKSLQVLVLANCALSGTIQPWLQNSKNLRVLDISWNKLSGPIPPWLGNLNNLFYIDLSSNSFSGELPESFTQMKSLISSAYSSEHASIEDLPLFIKKNPAGNSLQYNRVVSFPPSLILSNNLLVGPVLPGLGHLVYLHVLDLSRNKFSGGIPDELSSLENLEELNLTHNDLSGSIPTSLTEVTFLSKFDVSYNNLTGDIPTGGQFSTFTNESFVGNDALCLRRNGPCFGKATFEGTENDTISTMPAMTYIIAEAGFAFGLLTVCNILFFARAWRAAYFLAVDRFFDMLYVIIMVKVNKLRRKWEDKEHP